The genome window TTATCAAGCGCAGCCACTTCAATAATCCATTTTACTATTTTATTGTGAGCTAATCCTAATTTTGTTCCTTCAAAAACTTGTTCTTTTACAGCTTCAATTTCACCTCTTTTGAAAGCTTCATAATCGACAACATAATCCAAATCGTCAACACCATTTTTGATAGCCTGAGTTGCTTCACCAAGCTTATCTTCTAGAGTTCCATTACCTTCAGGGAAATCAATCACTGTTCCAATTGTAACTTTGGAATTGGCTTCTTGAATCATTTTTTTAGCCAAAGCCACTTTATCTGGTCGAATCATAATTAATTTAAAATCATTATCGATCGCTTCTTGGATACAATTCTCAACAACTTTGGTGTTTTCCTTTTCTGAAAGATTGGCTTGAGCAGCCGTTTTAAGG of Flavobacterium channae contains these proteins:
- the deoC gene encoding deoxyribose-phosphate aldolase, translated to MNIKQYLDSTYLKTAAQANLSEKENTKVVENCIQEAIDNDFKLIMIRPDKVALAKKMIQEANSKVTIGTVIDFPEGNGTLEDKLGEATQAIKNGVDDLDYVVDYEAFKRGEIEAVKEQVFEGTKLGLAHNKIVKWIIEVAALDNHQIVQLTALIKNVVIANFSEKEYDKVFVKSSTGFYKTPEGVPNGATFATIKLMLENSCPLPVKAAGGVRTYEEAVEMIQLGVKRIGTSAAKAIANGEIANSNY